The Megalops cyprinoides isolate fMegCyp1 chromosome 25, fMegCyp1.pri, whole genome shotgun sequence nucleotide sequence GCAGGCATGGTCACAGAATGGCGTATGACTGGGGTTGGCCAACCAATGCCATGAGTGACAGCAAGGTGTAGAGGGAAATTGCCATATtcttattatgtttttttcacaccacaagtAACGTTATTCAAATTTGCTATAATGCagagatttgtttttcttttactttctaATCTTCTGCATAtgttttttctgcctttctcctTTATATGGATAGTTTTTAATCTCGTCCTCTGCAAATCAGTTCCATGTAAATGACTGGCTTATTGACCAGCTGTGTCCATACAGTAAACATATTCTCCTGTATTCCTGGGCCAGTCAAAGAGAACTTTTAATTACTAGAATTTCCCCTttctttcaagaaaaaaagaaacagatccATTGTAATTGTGAATTGGTGTCCACTGacaaaactgcagcagcagtcaAAGTTCAACTGTATaatactgccatctagtggctgcAAGAAAACCATGCCCAAAAAGCATGATTCAGAGATGgatgtaacattacatttgcaCAGCGCTCTTACCCAGGGCAACTTCCTTAGTATAGAAATCACCATTTTGTCCAGTTATATAGAAATGTGACAACATGcgtagattaaaaaaaaaacagaaatgctaaCTGTACTTTGCAATTTTTAGTAGAGGTCCGTGGACAGACCACCTGTATCAAATGAGGTGTGGTTGGAAAAGTTTTTAAACTACGCAATATCCAATGATGTAGAAAATTTGTCAAGAAATCCACTGATGGAAGGCAGCTTTGTCTTTGTGGGTATGCCTTCATAAAAATGGGCTGACAGAACTGGTAAAACCTGACAGATATCCAGTATTAAAACAAGTGAAACGAGTTAGTACCTCTATTTTCCTAATAGATTAAAATGACTGCAACTGCAAATGGCAAGGCATTTGCCAACATGCTCAGTAACATCACTAACATTACTActaaacagcagacaaaaataCTGTAATCAACGAATTGTCACAATCCAACATCAATAACTCTATATGATATCATTCCAAGTGCACACTGTTAGTGGCTACTTGAGGTCCATTTGTGGTTGATGTCCATTATACGTCATCTCCATATATAACACACTCAATGTTAGCACTATATGACACTAGGGCAAACACCTGCTTCTTTTATATTTGGTTGGGACATCAAGGAAGAGCCATTACCAAGagaatcattttaatgatttgcACATTACTTAATGCCTTTGTAATGGCACCATACCTAGCATTAGCATTACCACCTTACCAGCTACTGGATCCTCCTCTGCATTCATATAAGAAGGCTTGGAGGCAGCCACTCTCACACTAAAACAACAGTGTCTCATGAAGGCGTAGGGATCACAGGGAACTAGGAGGAATAAATTTGTAACTGAAAATAGTGTCAACCAGGGTCATACTCCCTACCACAATTACAGAAAGAATGACAAATCTCCTTCAAACTGTTGTGGGAAACTGTGCTCAGCAAGTGAGCCCACCAAGACCCTTAGTAGAACAGTCATTTGTCATAGTTGTCCAAACATACACTGAACTTCCTCAATGGTACAAAATGGTGAACAACTAACTGAGTGAACACAATGTAACATGCAAATGTAACAAAGGTAGCCTAATGCTTCAGATGCATCCTTTCTGTTCACTGAGCAGGTATGGTCATGTAGTCTTATTTCATCCATTCCATAATTATATACGCATGTGGTTTTGCCAACATAGAGGAGGGAGCAGGCACATTCAGTAGCATACATCACCCCCCACTGAGACACAAAAATTGAAAGATTTAATTCTGAATGTCCCGTTTGTGTGAGTTCTTTGGACTGGGGGCAAGGACACAGTGTATATGCAAAGAATGGTCATTCCGCACTGGGAGCTGTGTCAGGGTTGTGGCAATCTGGAGTGTCTGTTTTAGGTGTGCATAAAGTGGTCTGAGGAGTCCTGCATATCTCTGTTGTGTCACTGCTATGCTCTACAAGCTCATGCCTGGCTTTCCCCCTCCTACAGGGAAGCATCTCTCAGTCACACCCCCTGTCTGTTCTGGCACGGATGTGGTAGAACAAGATTCCCATAGCAACAAGAAAAGCAGAGTCTGCCCATCCATTACAGCAGGCTGAcgacccacctcttcagattgtACCTTTGCTGCCATACCTAAATGCATCACTTCGATGCTTCCTCttcttttatatttctgtactgtattattgctgttatttattattaacacTCATTCTGTATTCATCTTGGCACAAATTCCTATAGGACTGCGAACGATTGACACGTTATGTTGTCTTTCCtatatgtacttttgttttttataataGGAACTCTCAGACTTTTGTAAGTTCCTCTGTGTAAGAATGTCTGCCAATCAACTCTAAATGAATACCAGTGTGCATGGAGCTGCAGTATATTCCAATGCTTGCAAGGAACTCTCTTGATATTGTCTGCCATGAATGAATGTTTGGAGGGACATTATTCATCTATTTGCACATACCAAATGGGACCTGGTACCTTGCTTTTCCTGTTTCATCTGGAAGCTCACAGTTGCTCCACTCTTATTGGAATAACAGGGATTATTAACTAGCTAACTTGCTTTTCCAGCTTGCTCATTAGCAACATAACTGTATGCTATTTAAAGACAGGATGATATGGTCTTAGGGAGTGGAGTGGTGTAAGGGGAGGTGCCTGGTGATGTGGTAACATTTAGCATCTAGCAAAAACGGCTATTTTCAGTTTCTCAGTTTGTCAGTGAACAGGCAgatggaactgaaaaaaaaaaaaccagcacgATAAGTTCAGAATGGCATTCACCTTGTCAGCCTGCACAGAATGTGGTAACATGCCGTTCTTAAAGAACATCAAACTGAGTTGAGCTGACTTTTCACAGAACCAATTCTAGCAAATGATCAGATCCTTAAAGGTTTCAATACATGTGAGTGGACATTATCATATATTTCCACACCTACCCATATCCAGAGCTTGCTAGCTAATGGTTAGTGCGCAAATTAATATTTCACCACAATTTAGGTCTTTTAATCACCCTTGAAAATTTGCTACAATTCATGGTGAAATTCAGCATGGACACCCTGAAATCATATCAAGACTTACAGTAGCTCATTAATCTGAGAATAGCTAGCTGTATAGTTATTTTTAGTTTAAGATAGTTATTGTGCTAATAAACAGCTATGGTATGTATTTTGTCTTACCTTGCTGTAGTTGGAGTGGAAGGGGGCAGATAACCTGTAAACAGGTTTGTGGAAATTTGTAAATGGTCAAATAACTTTGCCCAGGTAAAGCTAAAAAATACTTAGCTAAACAAGCATTGTACTGGGAGACACCAAAAACTAATACTCTATCGTTTGATCCAATCAGTATTAAGCTGTTTCAGGTGGCTCAGGTGTGAAGAGTCCTTTCTCAGCCATATTGTCTGAATTGTCACTTATTTTACACTAACTTTCGGGACTAAAAAAGGCCACTTTTTTAACCAACCTTATATTTTGCCGATAGCAAGACAGACTCCTTCCTGAGAAGAAATGGTCGTCTTTGTGCGTCCATTGTGACTAGTTCTCTGTAAGAAGACAGTTCAGCCCATTTTCCAAAGCAAACTTTTTGGTTTGGAAGTCTCATGTTTTTACAATGCTGAATAGACACTCCCATTTCCAATTGCTACCCCAAAGCCATACATATTGATCAACTTTTAATATATTTACCCTGGTTAGTTTCCTTTTTCTAAAGTTGCTCTAAGTATTTCCTTGCTACACAACCGTACACGTGAAGCAAATTTGTTTTGAAGTACCCGGAAAGGTTCGTAAGTCTTCGGTTTTGGGAAACGTGGCTGGCTACTTTTTGAATCGAGGGCGGGAAACGTCCAAACCCCCCGCCCTGGGTCTATTTTCCCTCCCCTCTTGGCGCCTCGATATCCGCCTGACTTAGCGCTCACTTCCACCCAGGTTTACTACAGCTTCCGTGCGGCCTTTAGTTTCACCACTCAGCAATCAAGCGCACCCGTCCCAGTTAATCTCCGGTACTTTCACAGTGGAAatataacacagaaaaaagatgCACATTAAAACAGGTACGTTGTTGTATTCATGTATGATTTTAGTACAGTCGACGGCTTGTTAAGTTACTAGCCGGTGAGCCAACTCACCTGAACAGTTAAAGTGTCGGGCTTTCCACGTTTTGAGCGAAAGCTTCGCTCAGTCTTACGAAACTACTTGGCTAGGAAGCTAACGTTAGCCGGACAGCTATCTGTGTTGTCTTATTTTCAAATTAAGACCCGTCTTTTCGTGTTCTGGACTTGGCGTGCTGTTCTGACTTTCCTAGGTAGTCACTTGGCTTGCGAACAAATTACCTTGTCTGTTTTTTAGATATAGTCAGTACGTGCTGGTTAGCTAGGCTTTGCGTAGTGGCTCGTACTTTAGCTAGCCACCTAGCTGTTCAGTTAACACGCTTCCCCACATATCGCGCTAGCTAGACAATGGATACCTTGCTAGGCACAGCATTTAACTAACTGTCGTGTCATTTTCAACAGATGATTCTTAAAAATTCTTGTAAAAATTAGCTCTCTGATTTGCTTTGACACGTTCAATACAGTGCCGTTCCTCTTCCATTTGTAATGTGCAATCACGTAGTTTGATACCTAGCCATGTATGTAAATGGCCAACGGTATGAAAAAGTTTTGTCATAGGTTTCACTAAAGGTTAGCTAACCGGTTACCTGGCCGACTGGATTCAGTGATGGGACAGTGCTATGTGTCGTGGGTTAGTCTACTAGATTAATAATTTAATAGTTATAGCCAGCGCTAACTAGCCGGTAGTTGCTAGAACAATCCAGAATCGCTAGGTGGCTAATGCAGCCGGCCGGCAAAGCAACCGTGGGCAAATTGCTGTGAAATTGTGGTAAACGTTTTGCACTTCATTGTTGATTAAGATCAAACCCAACCAGAGAGATCAGTCAATCATGATTATATGGCTATCTACCCAGTCAGTGAACGATTTATTGAAATGTACAGTCAAAGTTAGCTAGAAATGGCAGAAAGTCTTGGAGCCTGCTGTAACCACCGTCGAGGAAGTTCCTTGTTCATGTGTCGTATGTAAACGAGTCTGCTATAGAGCTGTGATGCTTGTCACTCAGCCGCCACTGTAAAAATAGAAACCCAGTTTGCTGCGACTGCGAACGCGTACAACTAGTCAAACTACGTCAGTTTAGATAACTGACTCAATATTTAACTGCAGGTCAAATTGCAGAAGTCATGATGATCCATTCTTGATCCACAATCCCTAGCAACATCAGACTGAAGGAAATGTGCACTTAAAACCTTTGCATCTATGCAGGAATGTCAGAGTCGTGTTCGTTTGCAGTCACAGGGTTGTTTGATTTTCAGTAGTCCATATGAACCATGCCATATTACTCAGTCACTTAAAGTTGATTCGCCTAATACCTTTCACCAAGTAAAGGAAAACTGCAAATACTCATAGTACAGTCAGTGGTAATCAACACTGTGTAATCCAAGATCAGTTCTGATAAAACTCATATGAAACTAGCCATTGTGTCTTCCCAAACACATGCGTGGATTTAGAGATATTTAAGTCACACGTTTTGCAGCAAAATATGACATCAGAATGCATGATGCATCTGAGGGGTTTTATTGGTAAGGACATGATTGCTAAATACACCTTTGTACACCCATTAACAATATCAGCTCACGTGTGCATTTTTGATGCTCTGAAAATGTGTAGTTGGTGCAGACCTTGTTCGTTCACAGCCTCTTTTGGCTCTCTTGAACCGCCTGTCTCTTCACTCCTGGTGCACAAGCCTTTTGAATGGATACTGTCAtatattcagctatataaatgcatgtgatgtaacAAGCATTGTTTCTGGAAGCATGACTCAGCCTCGCTTTAGCTGCTGACTTATCTGTGGTTTTGGAAGTGTTCGCGCCGTGCCAGGGGTTGACTGACGTTTGTCTCTTGCCCTTGTTCGCTTGTTCAGCTACGTGGGAGGCCAGCAGCATGGGGTGCGAGTCAGACCCCCTGTACGATTCTGCTGCGCTCGTCTCGCCCCCCAACCCGGAGCCCCACATCCGAAACCGCCGCCTCTCACCGGGGTCGGGGAGCtgcggcgggggcgggggaggTGGGAACAGGGTCCGCAAGCACGCCCGGCAGACGTCTCCGCCCGCCGCAGAACacgccccccacacacacgccccgGCCGCCGGCAGGGACACAGACCACAGAGCCCATCTCAAAGGGCGCAGCCTCCGGAAAGAGGGGCCCAGGGGCGGCCGGGCGGGGCCCCACGACAGAGCGCGgagggacaaagagaggtgGGCCGGGGACAGCCTGTCGCTGCTGAAGCCCCCGCCCGCCTTCCCGGTGAAGGACAGTCCTGCCAAGCTACAGCCCGCCGTCAGCTACGCCTCCAAGGTGAAGGCCGGCCCGGCCGGGAGCGTCGCGGAGGACCCCCCAGCTATCGGGGTGCTGCTGCAGAACCAGTGGGGGCTGAGCTTCATCAGCGACTCCCCCCAAAACGCAGAGGCGGCCGAGTCCCAGTCCCCCATGCAGAACGGGACGTCAGTCGAGCCACCCCTCACCTGCCCGGTTAACCCCGCCAAGGGGGTGTCTCCCACTGAAGAGGCTGACGCTGGGAGTCCGGCCCCCACCACGCCCCTTCCCTTCATTGGCCAGTGTCGAGAGGAGGCGGATGCTTCTGGGGAGCTGCTGCTTGGCTGTCGCCATCTGGTGGAGGCAGTGCGGTATCACACTCAAGGTAATATTTGGCAGTGTAGGCTGTCTTTTGTTGCTCATAcgtgtttctgctgtttctctgaatAAGTGTGACTGACTCCAAGCCTCGCCGGCCCCTGACCTGTGGAAGATGATCATCCATCCAAACATGCgccttgtgttttctgctgGTGCAGAATTGTGACCGGTAGCCCCCGCTCCCAACACACACGCCATTAGAAGCTTAGAAATGCCTTTTGAATGTTCAGGATTCCACGTACAGAATCTTGGTAGGATGCCCTCCTGTTCACTTAAAATGGCTCATTGACGGCTCAGGTCATGATGACCTCAGTGCCTGGAATAGTCAGCTCTGCTTATTGATACCTACCAGCTGTAGGGATTGAATAGAAGTGCTTTCTGATGTCAGTCTTATAGCAGGAGGGAGAGCCTGTTCTTAATTGCAAATCTCAACCTGTACATGAGGAAGGGTTGCATAATCTGCAGACCTCAGCATACACGGTagaaaatatgaattatatCACTGTCAAGCTGTTTCTAAGATGTGATATTGAAGAAGGCAAATGgtttaaatgaaaagcaaattcAGCATTTAAGCTGAAtaattttaatcttttattgAATAAAAACTGTGGTGAAAAATTGTACACGTCACCCTCTGAGTGCAGGCTGGAAACGGGCAGTCCCCCTCTGAAAGGGGGCTGGGAGTTAAGCAACGGCACAggatttcagtgtgtttgtagTGTGCTTCACCACTGAATGGCGGAACCCAGTTAGATCTGGTCTGGCGGTTGGGGAGGATCCTCTCACTTGAGCAGCTGAGTCCCTGTGCAAGGACGGACTATTCAGTCGCCTCTCTGCGTAGAAAAAGATGAAATGAGCACCCCAGTTCAACAGTTACAAAGCATGTCCCTTTAAGAACCCAAACCCAAATTTGTGTATCTTTTGATGAATATGCTTAGTCAGGTCTTCTGAGTCTAATGAAGGGATCACCCATAATAACCTGTGCTGGTTAGAGAAAGGGGTGTCAGTATGAGAGGCAGAAATTGCTGTCAAAGTCCTCCAAGCCTGCCTATAAACAAGTTGCAAACAATTAAGTAGTGATGGACAGTCTTTCTTAATCTTGCATATGTATTCACCAGATACAAGTCTTATTGTGGGTGAAGCTGAAACATCAAGTTCAGAGTTCATTTAGAAACCAACATATTGGCACACAGCCAGAGCATACTCTCTATTCCAAATAGTGGGGCAGTGATTTTGTTCCTTTCATCCTCAAAGGAATTTGCTTCATTGGCAGATGGACCCATATATTTGCCCTGTGAGagttaatgaatattcataccaatgaatatttgttttcactCACCTCTCACCTCCAAAATTGCTTCTCATACTGATCTTTGGCTGTCAGAgttgtaatataaaataaaaaaacaccatacCAGCCTTTCAAACTGCTGCacacagcgccctctgctgggaGAATCCAAGTCTACCACATCCAGGAGGCAGAGTCTCCTCCTCTATGCATGGAATGCTGTATTGTGCATACAGTTGAACAATGCAGCCCTATTGTTCATATTTAATTGTTCATGAGTTGTCCTTGTCTGCTTGCATGTTTTCTGaagaagctttttttctgtcttttcagagTGGGAAGCTATCTACAGTAGACAGAAACAAGGTAAGGCACTCTTTGTCAGTCTGGTCCCGTTTGAGTAAGAGGGTGGAGCAGAACAAACCATTTCCgattaattttaaatgcatttttgaacgAGTTCTTAACAGTGTTCGTTACtgtaatatgtgtatatttgttaaTTCAAGAGAAATGCAAATTCTGGTAAATTCCAGCTACCTCCCCCTCCAATGGGTGAGTCAGCTCACCTGCACATGGCAAATAGCTGCTCCAGGTGGATGTGTCGAGCAGATAGCTGCTCCAGGTAGCTGTGTCAGTAACACGTAGCCGCTCAAGGCAGATGTGCCGGGAGCGGGTGGCATTTGAAGCATTACGGAGCGCATGAGGTTCTGATCGTTGTCTCCATTTCTCCCAGGTTCCCCCAAGGTCGTCTGGTACCAGTCTTCGGATCAGCCAGCCTAGCACATGCTAACATGTTTCTAccgcacgtgcacacacacagacatgcatatatacacacacacacacgcgcatacacatacacactccgGACTAATTTCTTGAAGTGAGGAGGACAGCTGGCCCTTCTCCTATGCCTTACAACAGAGCCTGCCTCAGTAGTCTGGACCTGGAGTTCTGCTCGCGGCTCACAACGGAAATCTGTGTTGTGGAGAGTTTCTTTTTAATCTCTAAGAAATGTCCTTTTATTGTAAGGAGCTGCAGTTTTATCACAGACACCTTTTTGTCCTCTCTGATATGCGAGTGATCAATCAAGCACTTTCCTATCCATTGTGACCGACTGTTGTATTCGCCCAACCCAAACCGTTTTTAAGAGCACAAGTTTGAAAcgtttctcttgtttttgtttttaccctGGAAACGGATGATCATTTCTCTTGTTTACACAGAGACAGCCAACACGGTCTGTATGTGCCCTGCTTTAAAGTTGCTGTCTGTAAAGCTGTCTTGTCTTAGACTGGtctaatcattttttttaaatcctgctGGGATTCTGGTCACGAATGTGGTCTTTGATTTAAACGACACTGGAAGAGATTGAAATTGAAAAGTGAACAGTATTTCATAATAGAAATAAATGAGCTAAAGATGTTGTATTGCCTTGATGGAAGTGTGGTTGTGATTTGCATCCCGTGTCACTAAGATTGATAATCTCAGTGGAAGATCACATCTCTAAACCAGTGTGCTTTTtccacacacatattttattgtttgtccCTTAGGTTTTACTTTATTCATTACTCCCTGATCCACATTTATAATATCTCTGTAAATGACAGAAGCCATCTTCCTTTGTTATgatgcaacatttcattttttcttgaaATTTGCTTAATGCTGCTTCAGGAACATGACACCAAGGAAGCAGCAGTTGAACGGTTacaaactgtgaaagaaatggacTGCTGACACAGATATTAGGCTTAGTGTCTTTCCACTCTTGCAACTGGGCCTTTTTAATGAAAACGGATTAACATGAGGGGCGTCTTAGGGCAGAAGTTGTTAAACTGGAGGTTGAGATCCATCTGTAAGAGGAG carries:
- the si:ch211-214j24.10 gene encoding uncharacterized protein si:ch211-214j24.10, producing MHIKTATWEASSMGCESDPLYDSAALVSPPNPEPHIRNRRLSPGSGSCGGGGGGGNRVRKHARQTSPPAAEHAPHTHAPAAGRDTDHRAHLKGRSLRKEGPRGGRAGPHDRARRDKERWAGDSLSLLKPPPAFPVKDSPAKLQPAVSYASKVKAGPAGSVAEDPPAIGVLLQNQWGLSFISDSPQNAEAAESQSPMQNGTSVEPPLTCPVNPAKGVSPTEEADAGSPAPTTPLPFIGQCREEADASGELLLGCRHLVEAVRYHTQEWEAIYSRQKQGSPKVVWYQSSDQPA